A single Crateriforma conspicua DNA region contains:
- a CDS encoding Na/Pi symporter produces the protein MLEATSSKSNMIQWLAVAMLVYFLVCAVGLIGSGFKAATGDEAKEMFAFATNPFAGLVVGTVATALIQSSSTVTSIIVGLVAGGLPVSVAVPMVMGANIGTSITNTIVSLGHVREKKEFARAFSAATVHDFFNLLSVVIFLPLEMAFGFLEKIGGALAGLFVVENASMGNLNFVKAATKPVVGNAKHYALELGDQVGGVLLIVGGVVLIFITIHYVGKLLKQLMVGKAKEIMHAAIGKGPISGIVSGTIVTVFVQSSSTTTSLMVPLAGSGAFGLKQIYPFTLGANIGTCITALLAATAVDGNANAALQIAFIHLTYNVLGVLIIYGIPLLRFMPVRAAEWLGVTAAENKFVALAYILGVFFIIPGICLGVSSIV, from the coding sequence ATGCTGGAAGCCACATCGTCAAAGTCCAATATGATCCAGTGGCTGGCCGTGGCGATGTTGGTCTATTTCCTGGTGTGCGCCGTCGGTCTGATCGGCTCGGGGTTTAAAGCCGCCACCGGCGATGAAGCCAAAGAAATGTTTGCCTTCGCCACCAATCCATTCGCGGGCTTGGTGGTGGGGACCGTTGCGACCGCGTTGATTCAATCGTCATCGACGGTGACATCGATCATCGTCGGATTGGTGGCCGGCGGGCTGCCGGTTTCTGTTGCGGTACCGATGGTGATGGGAGCAAACATCGGAACTTCGATCACCAACACCATCGTTTCGCTGGGCCACGTTCGCGAAAAGAAGGAATTCGCTCGCGCGTTTTCTGCGGCGACGGTTCACGACTTTTTCAACTTACTTTCGGTGGTCATTTTCCTGCCTTTGGAGATGGCTTTCGGATTTCTTGAAAAGATCGGTGGTGCTTTGGCTGGCCTGTTTGTCGTTGAAAATGCGTCGATGGGCAATTTGAATTTTGTGAAAGCCGCGACCAAACCCGTGGTCGGAAATGCCAAGCATTACGCATTGGAACTGGGGGACCAAGTCGGCGGTGTTCTGTTGATTGTCGGCGGAGTGGTATTGATTTTTATCACCATCCATTACGTCGGCAAACTATTGAAGCAATTGATGGTGGGCAAAGCCAAGGAGATCATGCACGCCGCGATCGGCAAAGGGCCAATATCGGGTATCGTTTCCGGAACCATCGTCACTGTTTTCGTCCAGTCATCATCCACCACCACGTCGTTGATGGTGCCGCTGGCTGGATCAGGAGCCTTTGGTCTGAAACAGATTTATCCGTTCACTCTTGGTGCGAATATCGGAACTTGCATCACGGCATTGCTGGCGGCGACGGCCGTCGATGGCAATGCCAATGCGGCTCTTCAGATCGCTTTCATTCACTTGACGTACAACGTTTTGGGCGTGCTGATCATTTACGGGATTCCCCTGCTTCGATTCATGCCGGTTCGCGCGGCGGAATGGTTGGGGGTGACCGCGGCCGAGAACAAGTTCGTTGCGCTGGCGTATATTTTGGGCGTCTTCTTTATCATTCCGGGGATCTGCCTCGGTGTTTCCAGCATCGTTTAG
- a CDS encoding cupin domain-containing protein, giving the protein MDIPQVTPNETAPTGDMGQDYLATGKQVAMRRWEASPCDWADMRTRKYETVGYVIQGRLEIDLDGETATLQGGDSWMVPEGAPHRYRILENLVAVEATSPPARMGNRDATES; this is encoded by the coding sequence ATGGATATTCCACAAGTCACTCCCAACGAAACCGCACCGACCGGTGATATGGGGCAAGACTATTTGGCAACCGGCAAACAAGTCGCGATGCGACGCTGGGAAGCATCGCCCTGTGACTGGGCCGACATGCGGACGCGGAAATACGAGACCGTCGGCTATGTGATCCAAGGCCGGTTGGAGATTGATTTGGATGGCGAAACCGCCACGCTGCAAGGTGGCGATTCCTGGATGGTGCCCGAAGGAGCCCCACACCGCTATCGAATCTTGGAAAACTTGGTGGCCGTTGAAGCGACCAGTCCACCGGCGAGGATGGGCAACCGTGATGCGACGGAATCGTAA
- the ppk2 gene encoding polyphosphate kinase 2: protein MDDYQRIREEVLDSIDEEVEAELRDLLLDQTEEKRNDDGRQPKLTRTQYFRHLLRLQIELVKLQEWVVATKSKIAVIFEGRDAAGKGGVIKRITQRLNPRVCRVAALPAPNEREKTQWYFQRYVPHLPAGGEIVLFDRSWYNRAGVERVMGFCTEEEYQEFFRTVPDFERMIVSSGTHLLKYWFSISDEEQAFRFQCRIDDPLKQWKLSPMDLESRRRWEHYTVAKEIMLEKTNLEGAPWWIVDGNNKKRARLNCIHHLLQQIPYQDVEQDSVELPERRRSDDYQRNPMPKEVFVPSIY from the coding sequence ATGGACGACTATCAACGTATCCGCGAGGAAGTGCTGGATTCGATCGACGAAGAAGTCGAAGCCGAACTGCGTGATCTGCTGCTTGATCAGACCGAGGAGAAACGCAACGACGATGGCAGGCAACCGAAGCTGACACGCACGCAGTATTTTCGCCACCTGCTGCGACTGCAGATCGAGTTGGTCAAGTTGCAGGAATGGGTGGTCGCCACGAAATCAAAGATTGCCGTCATCTTCGAAGGCCGCGACGCGGCGGGAAAAGGCGGCGTGATCAAACGCATCACCCAGCGACTGAACCCGCGTGTCTGTCGCGTCGCCGCGTTGCCGGCACCCAACGAGCGCGAAAAAACCCAGTGGTACTTTCAACGCTATGTACCGCATCTTCCCGCAGGCGGCGAAATCGTGCTGTTCGACCGCAGTTGGTACAACCGCGCCGGTGTCGAACGGGTCATGGGGTTTTGCACCGAAGAAGAGTATCAGGAATTCTTCCGAACTGTCCCGGATTTCGAACGGATGATCGTCTCGTCGGGAACGCACTTGTTGAAGTATTGGTTTTCGATCTCCGACGAAGAACAGGCGTTTCGATTTCAGTGCCGCATCGATGATCCGCTGAAGCAGTGGAAGCTGAGTCCGATGGACTTGGAATCACGCCGTCGATGGGAACATTACACCGTCGCCAAAGAAATCATGTTGGAAAAGACCAACTTGGAGGGGGCGCCGTGGTGGATCGTGGACGGCAACAACAAGAAGCGAGCCCGTTTGAATTGCATTCACCATCTGTTGCAGCAAATTCCTTATCAGGACGTTGAACAAGATTCGGTCGAACTTCCCGAACGGCGTCGCAGCGACGACTACCAACGCAATCCCATGCCAAAAGAAGTCTTCGTTCCGTCGATCTACTAG
- a CDS encoding outer membrane protein assembly factor BamB family protein, which translates to MRRFAFAASLVCIVVSAVTCIAQTPTFSESDWPWWRGESRQGIAAANQDPPTTWSETDGVIWKTPLDGHGHGSPILLGDRMYLISADEEQRTQWLICLDRQTGQEHWKTAVHRGEFFRVGDRQPNEKSSWASSTPATDGERIFVNFYSDRAVHTSAVDMKGQILWQRKLCDYQIHQGYGSSPTVYQDLVIASADNKGGGCIVGLDRTTGEVVWRRDRPKKPNYASPIILTMDGKDQLIMIGCDLVTSLHPSTGEVFWETGGATTECVTSTPTDGKHIFTSGGYPKKHVAAVAADGSGEVVWETNTRAYVPSMLQRDGYLYLTLDAGVAMCIEAASGETMWKARLGGTFTASPVLVGDRIYATNESSETTVFRADPDAFDLVAKNQLNGTTFATPVICDGRVYIRVAKIEDDAKRDFLYCIGNGG; encoded by the coding sequence ATGCGCCGATTTGCTTTTGCCGCCAGCCTGGTCTGCATTGTCGTTTCCGCCGTGACTTGCATCGCCCAGACACCCACGTTTTCCGAATCGGATTGGCCGTGGTGGCGTGGTGAATCCCGGCAGGGCATTGCCGCAGCGAATCAAGATCCCCCCACCACGTGGAGCGAAACGGATGGCGTGATTTGGAAGACGCCCCTGGACGGACACGGCCACGGTTCTCCGATCCTGTTGGGCGACCGGATGTATCTGATTTCCGCCGATGAAGAACAGCGGACTCAGTGGCTGATCTGCCTGGACCGGCAAACCGGACAGGAACACTGGAAGACGGCCGTCCATCGCGGCGAGTTCTTTCGGGTCGGCGATCGTCAGCCCAACGAGAAGTCATCCTGGGCATCGTCGACACCGGCAACCGATGGCGAGCGTATCTTCGTCAACTTCTACAGCGACCGAGCCGTCCATACCAGCGCGGTCGACATGAAGGGCCAAATCCTGTGGCAACGTAAACTTTGCGATTACCAGATTCACCAAGGCTATGGTTCATCGCCGACCGTCTACCAAGACCTGGTGATCGCATCGGCCGATAACAAAGGCGGTGGATGTATTGTTGGCTTGGACCGCACGACCGGCGAAGTCGTTTGGCGACGCGATCGCCCGAAGAAACCGAACTACGCTTCGCCGATCATTCTGACGATGGATGGCAAAGACCAATTGATCATGATCGGATGCGACCTGGTCACCAGCCTCCATCCATCAACGGGCGAGGTGTTCTGGGAGACAGGCGGGGCAACCACGGAATGCGTGACGTCCACACCGACCGATGGCAAACACATCTTCACCAGCGGTGGGTATCCAAAGAAACACGTCGCCGCGGTGGCGGCCGACGGGTCCGGTGAAGTGGTGTGGGAAACCAACACAAGGGCCTACGTCCCGTCGATGCTGCAGCGTGACGGCTATCTATACCTGACGCTCGACGCCGGGGTTGCCATGTGCATCGAAGCGGCCAGTGGTGAAACGATGTGGAAAGCACGCTTGGGCGGCACCTTCACCGCGTCACCGGTCCTGGTCGGCGATCGGATCTATGCGACCAACGAATCCAGCGAAACGACCGTCTTCCGTGCCGATCCCGATGCGTTCGACTTGGTTGCTAAGAACCAGTTGAACGGAACCACCTTCGCCACGCCCGTCATTTGCGACGGACGTGTTTACATCCGCGTCGCCAAAATCGAAGACGACGCGAAACGCGACTTCCTTTATTGCATCGGCAATGGCGGATAA
- a CDS encoding DUF1254 domain-containing protein — MRTLGILVAIALTTTDAQSQTIPVNADNFAQAETAWNFNRWAKLGCDEKIVHLRNVAPTGPKAPTVRMNWDTLYSVRIVRVPDTKTFSIHLPKSELYMAAHVIDEDGFAPYYLIEKGKTHQVQVNTDYALIIFRTEIIDRKSDESLVRTHDSQDKIRVTGISDERYQTPEFDQQQLEELRSEYKQEFLSKGVNFTYAKGPGRQDQHLLNLSHAAGWGGMEPELNVSNAYFSSDAMSGDVARSITFDDPKNKFFTSFTLYDANGYLMDGETHINSKMWIPNDDGTITIHFNAGDDAINNLSSHGQPFNYTVRNYGVSQLVLDGSWRPLEPQPCQ, encoded by the coding sequence ATGAGAACCCTAGGAATCCTGGTCGCCATTGCTTTGACGACGACCGACGCACAATCGCAAACCATCCCTGTCAACGCGGACAACTTTGCCCAAGCGGAAACCGCATGGAACTTCAATCGCTGGGCCAAACTGGGCTGTGACGAAAAAATCGTGCACCTGCGAAACGTGGCCCCCACTGGTCCCAAAGCACCCACGGTTCGCATGAACTGGGACACGTTGTACTCCGTCCGCATCGTCAGAGTCCCCGACACGAAAACATTCTCGATCCACTTACCCAAAAGCGAACTGTACATGGCGGCCCACGTCATCGACGAAGACGGCTTTGCCCCCTATTACCTGATCGAGAAGGGGAAAACACACCAAGTCCAAGTCAACACGGACTATGCGTTGATCATCTTTCGCACCGAGATCATCGATCGAAAGTCAGACGAGTCGTTGGTTCGGACACATGATTCGCAAGACAAGATTCGGGTCACCGGAATCAGCGATGAACGATACCAGACGCCTGAATTCGACCAACAGCAGCTGGAAGAGCTTCGAAGCGAATACAAGCAGGAATTCCTTTCGAAAGGCGTCAATTTCACTTACGCCAAAGGCCCCGGCCGTCAGGATCAGCACCTGCTGAACCTATCCCATGCCGCGGGTTGGGGCGGCATGGAACCCGAGCTTAACGTATCGAATGCATATTTCAGTTCCGACGCGATGTCCGGCGACGTTGCCAGATCGATCACGTTTGACGACCCTAAAAACAAGTTCTTCACCTCGTTCACTCTTTATGACGCGAACGGCTACTTGATGGACGGCGAAACCCACATCAATAGCAAGATGTGGATCCCCAACGATGATGGCACCATCACCATCCACTTCAATGCGGGCGATGATGCAATCAACAACCTTTCGTCACACGGGCAACCATTCAATTACACGGTTCGCAATTATGGTGTCAGCCAACTCGTCTTGGATGGGTCATGGCGGCCGCTTGAACCACAGCCATGTCAATAG
- a CDS encoding YaiI/YqxD family protein — protein sequence MSSEDRPSPKILVDADACPLAIKDIVYRTAKRREIEAIVVANQPIAVPDSPWVRRVVVSSGADQADHAIVKMANQGDIVIADDIPLAARVVQKGGLVVGSRGDKYDEKNIHSRLATRDLMEQLRSAGVETEGPKPLKPKDVQAFANQLDRVLTRRLKNASGEA from the coding sequence TTGAGCTCTGAAGACCGCCCGTCACCGAAAATTTTGGTCGACGCAGACGCATGCCCCCTTGCGATCAAAGACATCGTTTATCGGACGGCGAAGCGACGTGAAATCGAAGCCATTGTCGTTGCGAATCAGCCGATCGCGGTGCCGGATTCGCCGTGGGTTCGTCGCGTTGTCGTCAGCAGCGGTGCGGACCAAGCCGATCACGCGATCGTTAAGATGGCCAACCAAGGAGACATTGTGATCGCAGACGACATTCCCTTGGCGGCACGCGTGGTACAAAAAGGCGGGCTGGTGGTCGGAAGTCGCGGCGACAAATACGACGAAAAAAACATTCACAGCCGCCTGGCGACACGCGACCTGATGGAACAACTTCGTTCGGCCGGCGTGGAAACCGAAGGGCCCAAACCGTTGAAGCCAAAGGACGTCCAGGCGTTCGCCAATCAATTGGACCGAGTGCTGACCCGGCGACTGAAAAACGCGTCTGGCGAAGCGTGA
- a CDS encoding Trx7/PDZ domain-containing (seleno)protein — MPKVVVVMIALALVSLPAVTAVAKEDRETIVRNDRERVLAAGYWIYNDLDAAVQQARQTGRPILVVLRCLPCEECVKLDDDLVESDPEIKALLDQFVRVRIVGTNGLDLNVFQYDTDQSFAVFMINADKTVYGRFGTRSHRTEWLGDVSLEGMAAALREGLKLHDAYPANRDALAGKSGQPLEFESPEKYPTLRKHPDRLDYEGEVANSCIHCHQIGEARRDFYWQSDRPIPEELLHPFPHPKSIGLILDPRYPARIKQLVDDSVAKSVGFQVGDDVTAMNGQPIVSMADVQWALNQVPGDGGSIDFQVRRGEREVELSLALPKAWRRWDDPAWRISSWMMRRIAGGGMRLIPEDDAATSDGTKPMAFRVANAGKHGAHGAAHRAGVKVGDILIEYDGRNDFRREADIFNHVNDNHRPGDRVTLKLVRNGRTITTEIPIQK, encoded by the coding sequence ATGCCCAAAGTTGTTGTTGTGATGATCGCCCTGGCGTTGGTCTCGTTGCCGGCGGTGACCGCCGTGGCGAAAGAAGACCGCGAAACCATCGTTCGCAATGACCGTGAACGTGTCTTGGCTGCCGGGTATTGGATCTACAACGATTTGGACGCCGCGGTTCAGCAAGCACGGCAAACGGGGCGACCGATTTTGGTCGTTCTGCGGTGTCTGCCCTGTGAGGAATGCGTCAAGCTGGACGATGACTTGGTCGAAAGTGATCCAGAAATCAAAGCGTTGTTGGATCAATTCGTTCGTGTCCGGATCGTCGGAACCAACGGCTTGGACCTGAACGTGTTTCAGTACGACACCGACCAGTCGTTCGCCGTCTTCATGATCAATGCAGACAAAACCGTGTATGGCCGGTTTGGAACTCGATCACACCGCACCGAATGGCTGGGGGATGTTTCACTGGAAGGGATGGCGGCGGCGCTCCGCGAGGGACTGAAACTGCACGACGCTTATCCGGCCAACCGAGACGCGTTGGCCGGCAAGAGTGGACAACCTTTGGAATTTGAATCACCGGAAAAGTATCCCACCCTGCGCAAGCATCCCGATCGTCTGGACTATGAAGGCGAAGTCGCCAATAGCTGTATCCATTGCCATCAAATCGGCGAAGCCCGCCGTGATTTCTATTGGCAAAGCGATCGTCCGATCCCCGAGGAGCTGTTGCATCCGTTTCCCCATCCGAAATCCATCGGCTTGATCTTGGATCCCCGATACCCGGCGCGAATCAAGCAGTTGGTCGATGATTCAGTTGCGAAATCCGTCGGGTTTCAAGTGGGGGACGACGTGACCGCGATGAACGGACAACCGATCGTGTCGATGGCCGACGTTCAGTGGGCATTGAACCAAGTGCCAGGCGATGGAGGTTCCATCGATTTCCAGGTGCGGCGTGGCGAACGAGAAGTCGAATTGTCGTTGGCTTTGCCCAAAGCTTGGCGGCGTTGGGACGATCCGGCTTGGCGGATTTCATCGTGGATGATGCGCCGTATCGCGGGCGGTGGAATGCGTTTGATTCCCGAAGACGACGCCGCGACGTCGGATGGCACAAAGCCGATGGCGTTTCGCGTTGCCAATGCCGGAAAGCATGGTGCCCATGGTGCGGCGCATCGAGCGGGAGTGAAAGTCGGTGATATTCTGATCGAATACGATGGACGCAATGATTTTCGTCGCGAAGCCGACATTTTCAATCACGTCAACGACAACCATCGTCCCGGTGACCGCGTTACTTTGAAGCTGGTACGCAACGGCCGGACCATCACCACCGAGATTCCGATTCAAAAGTAG
- a CDS encoding TetR/AcrR family transcriptional regulator — MSARKLHRSFVSQIPAAQRPLTKAERTRVEILEAAVEFLWTHRFRDLTIAKLMNNTSAGRSAFYQYFGDLYELAETLLRGLEADIFGVARPWLEGDGDPVVLLETSLSGLVDVTYDRGPILKAVSDASRSDDRLEKEWNRFLAHFDDAVTKRIEQHQRDGLIVPFEARPIAMALNRMDASLLIQAFGSRPRSQPEPIRKAIIRIWQSTLYLQVPTSAGE, encoded by the coding sequence ATGTCAGCAAGAAAGCTTCACCGGTCTTTCGTCTCGCAAATTCCCGCTGCGCAGCGTCCGTTGACCAAGGCGGAACGAACGCGTGTGGAGATCTTGGAGGCGGCTGTCGAATTCCTGTGGACGCATCGTTTTCGCGACCTAACGATCGCCAAATTAATGAACAACACAAGCGCCGGAAGATCGGCGTTCTATCAGTACTTTGGCGACCTTTACGAACTGGCGGAAACCCTGCTTCGCGGGTTGGAGGCTGACATTTTTGGCGTGGCCCGACCATGGTTGGAAGGTGACGGCGATCCGGTCGTCCTGCTGGAAACATCGCTCTCCGGACTGGTGGACGTCACCTACGACCGTGGCCCCATTTTGAAAGCGGTGTCCGATGCATCCCGCAGTGATGACCGATTGGAAAAGGAATGGAATCGTTTTCTAGCTCACTTCGACGATGCGGTCACCAAACGTATTGAGCAGCATCAACGTGATGGCTTGATCGTACCGTTCGAAGCACGCCCGATTGCGATGGCGTTGAATCGTATGGACGCGAGCCTGTTGATCCAAGCGTTCGGCAGCCGACCGCGCAGTCAACCCGAACCGATTCGCAAAGCCATCATTCGAATCTGGCAATCCACGCTGTACTTGCAGGTGCCCACATCTGCAGGTGAGTGA
- a CDS encoding DUF6122 family protein, translating into MPEILRQIVHYGNHLVVPFGIAMLLFPRHWRAAGGLMVATIVIDLDHLWADPIFDPRRCSIGFHPLHTVWAAMVYIALLMVPVWKIQAVGFGCLWHLCTDAIDCRLGHLGTDPDGLLGFVWPLVVAF; encoded by the coding sequence ATGCCAGAAATCTTGCGACAGATCGTTCACTATGGAAATCATCTGGTCGTGCCCTTTGGAATTGCGATGTTGTTATTCCCGCGTCATTGGCGGGCCGCTGGTGGCCTGATGGTGGCAACCATCGTGATCGACTTGGATCACCTGTGGGCGGATCCCATTTTCGATCCCCGTCGATGCAGTATCGGATTCCACCCGCTTCATACCGTCTGGGCGGCGATGGTTTATATCGCCTTGCTGATGGTGCCGGTATGGAAGATTCAAGCGGTCGGATTCGGGTGCCTTTGGCATTTGTGTACCGATGCCATTGATTGTCGGCTTGGGCATCTGGGAACCGATCCGGACGGCTTGCTCGGATTCGTCTGGCCGTTGGTGGTTGCTTTCTGA
- a CDS encoding helix-turn-helix domain-containing protein: protein MIRRLKKQDWFHPDGFPIVVERRDPQEPFGLHCHEFSEIVIITGGHGRHITGEDSYELTTGDTFVIGGDRPHDYLNMDQLSLINILFDPDDLPMSLCDLQSLPGYHALFNLEPAWRKRHQFTSRLQLNAAEMAEALQIVDEIDKELQSRGPGFGVMAMTRMLQLITFLARCYGRAQSPESKQLYRLAGSISHIEHNFNQPITLDELVQMSGMSRRSFIRTFEDAMGTSPINYLIQRRLREACHLLKSTHRSITDIAFDVGFSDSNYFSRQFRNMIGHSPREYRKPFKA from the coding sequence ATGATTCGGCGTCTGAAAAAACAGGACTGGTTTCATCCCGATGGGTTTCCCATCGTGGTGGAACGCCGTGATCCACAAGAGCCGTTCGGGCTGCATTGCCACGAGTTTTCCGAGATCGTCATCATCACCGGCGGGCACGGTCGACACATCACCGGCGAAGACAGCTATGAATTGACCACCGGTGACACATTCGTCATCGGCGGCGACCGCCCCCACGACTATTTGAACATGGACCAACTGAGTCTGATCAACATTTTGTTTGATCCGGACGACCTGCCCATGTCACTGTGCGACCTGCAATCACTGCCCGGCTACCACGCGCTTTTCAATCTGGAACCGGCGTGGCGGAAACGTCACCAATTCACCAGCCGGTTACAATTGAATGCAGCGGAGATGGCCGAAGCGTTGCAGATTGTCGATGAAATCGACAAGGAATTGCAAAGTCGCGGTCCGGGCTTCGGCGTTATGGCGATGACACGAATGCTGCAGTTGATCACTTTCCTGGCCCGTTGTTACGGCCGTGCCCAATCGCCGGAAAGCAAACAACTGTATCGGCTGGCGGGATCAATCTCGCACATCGAACACAACTTTAACCAGCCGATTACCTTGGACGAATTGGTGCAGATGTCGGGCATGAGCCGTCGCAGCTTCATCCGAACGTTCGAAGACGCGATGGGAACATCACCGATCAACTATTTGATCCAGCGACGCCTGCGTGAAGCCTGTCACTTGCTCAAAAGCACCCACCGTTCGATCACGGACATCGCATTTGACGTCGGGTTTTCCGACAGTAATTATTTCAGCCGCCAGTTCCGAAACATGATCGGTCATTCGCCTCGCGAATACCGCAAGCCGTTCAAGGCCTGA
- a CDS encoding DUF1254 domain-containing protein, with amino-acid sequence MKINLTILLLTVAWIASASAEPPKMKMTTDIPAGIATPDKLQTSIGTLTSFDGVPDDETTRMVYDNLALQRAQHAYLSSIQISSMYAMEQGLRKFGPPNTTALLFEDLMDSKALWLTPNTVSVYMATWMEMDDEPMVLETPPNVLGFINDAWFQYVVDFGNAGPDKGKGGKFLIVPHDYDGDIPAGYHVAKTFTKGHWVVWRGFQVDGSTKPAVDATKETFRIYPLSKMDDPPEMNFINVSGIPHYTIHRMDFGFWEELNQQIQDENIAGLDPDIRGLLATIGIEKGKAFAPDARMKKILTDAAAIASVTARALTARPQDQRHYLYPGQRVWTNPFIDGRYDFLMDGQRLFDSRVYMHFYATGITPAMSAKNVGKGSQYAIAYLDSKGQSLDGSKTYKIHLPKDVPAKDFWSFTLYDNQTRSMLQTDERFPGLSSVDQTPPVPNDDGSYDVYFGPEPPQGAENNWIQTVPGKGWNTIFRLYGPLESFYDQTWKPGDPELVD; translated from the coding sequence ATGAAAATCAATCTTACGATCCTTTTACTGACAGTCGCATGGATCGCATCCGCTTCCGCGGAGCCTCCCAAGATGAAGATGACCACGGATATTCCCGCTGGAATCGCAACACCCGATAAATTGCAAACGAGTATCGGGACGCTGACGTCCTTTGACGGCGTCCCTGACGACGAAACGACCCGAATGGTCTATGACAACTTGGCGTTACAACGTGCCCAACACGCGTACCTTTCGTCGATCCAGATTTCGTCCATGTATGCGATGGAACAGGGATTGCGGAAATTTGGGCCGCCCAACACGACGGCCTTGCTGTTCGAAGACCTGATGGATTCCAAGGCGTTGTGGCTGACCCCCAACACCGTATCGGTCTACATGGCAACGTGGATGGAAATGGATGATGAGCCCATGGTGTTGGAAACGCCACCAAACGTGCTGGGCTTCATCAACGACGCTTGGTTCCAATACGTCGTGGACTTTGGAAACGCGGGCCCCGACAAAGGTAAGGGAGGCAAATTCCTGATCGTCCCCCACGACTATGACGGCGATATTCCGGCGGGATATCACGTCGCGAAGACGTTCACCAAGGGGCACTGGGTCGTCTGGCGCGGCTTTCAAGTGGATGGTTCCACCAAGCCCGCGGTCGACGCGACCAAAGAAACCTTTCGAATCTATCCTTTGTCAAAAATGGATGATCCGCCCGAAATGAACTTCATCAACGTCTCGGGGATCCCACACTACACGATTCACCGGATGGACTTCGGTTTTTGGGAAGAATTGAATCAACAGATCCAGGATGAGAACATCGCCGGTCTGGATCCCGATATTCGCGGATTATTGGCAACGATCGGTATTGAAAAAGGAAAAGCGTTCGCGCCGGACGCGCGGATGAAGAAAATCTTGACCGACGCCGCCGCGATCGCATCGGTGACTGCACGAGCGCTTACCGCCCGCCCCCAGGACCAGCGACACTACCTTTACCCGGGACAACGCGTGTGGACCAACCCCTTCATTGATGGACGGTACGACTTTTTGATGGACGGCCAGCGTCTGTTTGATTCACGCGTTTACATGCACTTTTACGCAACGGGAATCACACCGGCGATGTCGGCCAAAAATGTCGGAAAAGGGTCTCAATACGCCATTGCCTACTTGGATTCCAAGGGCCAATCGTTGGACGGAAGCAAGACGTACAAGATTCATCTGCCGAAGGATGTCCCGGCGAAAGACTTCTGGTCCTTCACGCTGTACGACAACCAAACCCGTTCAATGTTGCAGACCGACGAACGTTTCCCCGGTCTCAGCAGCGTGGACCAAACGCCCCCGGTACCAAACGATGACGGGTCGTACGACGTCTATTTTGGCCCCGAGCCCCCGCAAGGAGCCGAAAACAACTGGATTCAAACGGTTCCGGGCAAAGGCTGGAATACGATCTTTCGTCTGTATGGGCCGCTCGAAAGTTTCTATGATCAAACATGGAAACCGGGTGACCCTGAACTGGTCGATTGA